Proteins from a genomic interval of Clostridium sp. 'deep sea':
- a CDS encoding oligosaccharide flippase family protein, translated as MKRSSFVLGSFIVALSSVLIRIISFGYQVFLIRSIGAEGIGIFHMILPIFMIALTITNSGLPTAISRLASKSKASNDDYYIRRSFSIAISFVFILCIIVSSVLLLGAKNISLFMFGNKKYSSLIILLMPAVLFVSANSLFRGLLYGLNKMLIASISEFIEHITRFISVILLVVFIIPNNSSNLINVAFIGISIGDFFALLYLYKNYKKTYPSRYKIISRKISYFAVIKSLVLSSIPLTLISVSRLISQSVTAKMLPAMLIKSGFTAVFATETFGRIMGMTMPIIFAPFMFTSAIVINLIPSLTHQAEQKNTTAIKRDIKIANRLILAITIPLALLIFIFSNDIGTFLFNDIYVGSYIKYLSLSTVFLSVNHISFGILYGLQKGKFATLNRLIGTIILLVSIFVLVPNPQYNIYGFIYGFTASAVVTFILDKIIIKISFKN; from the coding sequence ATGAAAAGATCTAGCTTTGTTTTAGGTTCGTTTATAGTTGCTCTCTCTAGTGTTTTAATTAGAATTATTAGCTTTGGTTATCAGGTATTTTTAATACGCTCAATAGGGGCTGAAGGCATTGGCATTTTTCATATGATATTGCCTATTTTTATGATTGCATTAACAATAACCAACTCTGGATTACCAACAGCTATCTCCAGACTGGCCTCAAAAAGTAAAGCAAGTAATGATGATTATTACATAAGAAGATCCTTTAGCATAGCTATATCTTTTGTTTTTATACTATGTATTATTGTAAGTTCTGTTTTGCTCTTAGGCGCTAAAAATATAAGTTTGTTTATGTTTGGTAATAAAAAATATAGTTCACTTATTATTCTATTAATGCCTGCTGTACTATTTGTTTCTGCTAACTCCCTCTTTCGTGGTTTATTGTACGGACTAAATAAAATGCTAATTGCCAGTATATCGGAGTTTATTGAGCATATAACACGTTTTATTAGTGTAATTTTATTAGTAGTGTTTATTATTCCTAACAACTCTAGTAACTTAATAAATGTAGCGTTTATAGGCATTAGTATTGGTGATTTTTTTGCACTTTTGTACCTCTATAAAAATTACAAAAAGACCTACCCCAGTAGGTATAAGATTATATCCAGAAAAATAAGCTATTTTGCAGTTATCAAAAGCTTAGTTTTATCTTCTATTCCACTAACTCTTATTAGTGTAAGTAGACTAATCAGTCAATCTGTCACAGCAAAGATGCTGCCAGCTATGCTTATAAAATCAGGCTTTACAGCTGTATTTGCTACTGAAACTTTTGGCAGAATTATGGGCATGACAATGCCTATTATCTTTGCCCCTTTTATGTTTACATCTGCTATTGTAATTAATTTAATACCAAGCCTAACACATCAAGCTGAGCAAAAAAATACTACTGCTATAAAAAGAGACATAAAAATAGCCAATCGTTTAATATTGGCTATTACCATACCCTTAGCATTATTAATTTTTATATTCAGTAACGATATTGGTACATTTTTATTTAATGATATTTACGTTGGATCTTATATTAAATATCTTAGTTTAAGCACAGTTTTTTTATCTGTAAATCATATATCTTTTGGCATTTTATATGGTTTGCAAAAGGGTAAATTTGCTACTTTAAATAGGCTTATAGGTACTATTATATTGCTTGTTTCTATTTTTGTTTTGGTTCCTAATCCCCAGTACAATATTTATGGTTTTATTTATGGTTTTACCGCATCAGCTGTCGTAACATTTATCTTAGACAAAATAATTATTAAAATCTCATTTAAAAATTAG
- a CDS encoding TetR/AcrR family transcriptional regulator translates to MDKREFIVKTAACLIHEHGYNNVGIKSILEKVSIPKGSFYYYFKSKEELGLAVIDYYINDIILLTSNADKSIQGIYNLFNLLFKRFINNQLKKGCPIGNLILELADENECFRLKLLQWYRVLECFIEGILINNNIKSSHNKAKAIIAAFEGTVLLAKLEKDISHVEAFNNYMFKAILNS, encoded by the coding sequence ATGGATAAACGTGAATTTATAGTAAAAACAGCTGCTTGTTTAATACATGAGCATGGCTATAATAATGTAGGTATTAAAAGTATTTTAGAAAAGGTATCTATACCTAAGGGCTCTTTTTATTATTATTTTAAGAGTAAAGAAGAGCTTGGTTTAGCAGTTATAGATTATTATATTAATGATATTATACTACTTACCAGCAATGCAGATAAATCCATACAGGGTATTTACAATTTGTTTAATTTATTGTTTAAAAGATTTATTAATAATCAATTAAAAAAAGGTTGCCCTATAGGTAATCTTATCCTAGAACTAGCTGATGAAAATGAGTGTTTTCGATTAAAGTTATTGCAGTGGTATAGGGTACTAGAATGCTTTATAGAAGGTATCTTAATAAATAATAATATAAAATCTTCTCACAATAAAGCTAAAGCTATTATAGCAGCATTTGAGGGAACAGTTTTATTAGCAAAACTAGAAAAGGATATTAGTCATGTAGAGGCTTTTAATAATTACATGTTTAAGGCTATATTAAACAGTTAA
- a CDS encoding MBL fold metallo-hydrolase, with protein MSWFTVDKINEKTYAISEYKHWEQVHSYLLIGNEFALLIDTGIGIASIKDEISKLTDLPIRVVATHMHWDHIGNHHEFEYIYVHKDEYKWITKGIGVPLNAVKEMVVKGVTELPTGFNINKYVVFSGEPNNVLENQDLIDLGNREIEVIHTPGHSPGHMCFYDKKYQLLFTGDLIYKGTLYAFYPTTNPLKFKESVEKLLKYKDVVKILPAHNDLNIPVSLITEVQEAFCNIQKQNKLKQGEGIFEFENFKIHI; from the coding sequence ATGAGCTGGTTTACAGTTGATAAAATTAATGAAAAAACATATGCAATAAGCGAATATAAACACTGGGAGCAGGTCCATTCTTACTTATTAATAGGCAATGAATTTGCCTTACTAATAGATACTGGTATAGGTATTGCTAGCATAAAAGATGAAATTAGTAAACTAACAGATTTACCTATTAGAGTAGTTGCTACCCATATGCATTGGGACCATATTGGCAATCATCATGAGTTTGAGTATATTTATGTACATAAAGATGAATATAAATGGATTACTAAAGGAATAGGGGTACCCCTAAATGCAGTAAAAGAAATGGTAGTAAAAGGTGTAACTGAATTACCTACAGGTTTTAACATAAATAAGTATGTAGTATTTTCAGGAGAGCCAAATAATGTACTAGAGAATCAAGACCTAATAGATTTAGGAAATAGAGAAATAGAGGTTATTCATACCCCAGGTCACTCGCCAGGTCATATGTGTTTTTATGATAAAAAATACCAGTTATTATTTACAGGAGACTTAATTTATAAAGGAACTTTATATGCGTTTTATCCTACTACTAATCCGCTAAAATTTAAAGAATCTGTGGAAAAGCTACTAAAATATAAGGATGTAGTCAAAATACTACCTGCTCATAATGACCTTAACATACCCGTAAGTTTAATAACAGAAGTTCAGGAGGCTTTTTGCAATATACAAAAACAAAATAAGCTAAAACAGGGCGAGGGAATATTCGAGTTTGAGAATTTTAAGATTCATATTTAG
- a CDS encoding DUF5698 domain-containing protein, with product MNQELLVALIGLFLITSFTNVLATLKTILMSKKIMNPVYIVVFIDAMIFATVVTKVTSSNGIHFTIAYALGKTLGVFIGNKFEERLALGILEVDIFVKNKNKMIAIAEMLRTEGYSVNNYLARGINGDRRYKIEAVIKRKEFKNLEQIIHDCGVSEPTLKVKNVSKVNGKLTVSRAK from the coding sequence ATGAACCAAGAATTATTAGTGGCTTTAATAGGACTCTTTTTGATAACATCATTTACAAATGTGTTAGCCACTCTAAAAACTATCTTAATGTCTAAAAAAATTATGAATCCTGTTTATATAGTAGTATTTATTGATGCCATGATATTTGCAACAGTTGTTACTAAGGTAACTAGCTCAAATGGAATTCACTTTACAATAGCTTATGCCCTTGGTAAAACCCTTGGTGTTTTTATAGGTAACAAGTTTGAAGAGCGTTTAGCTTTGGGAATTTTAGAAGTAGATATCTTTGTAAAAAATAAAAACAAAATGATTGCTATTGCTGAAATGTTAAGGACTGAGGGTTACTCGGTTAATAACTACTTAGCACGGGGAATTAATGGCGACAGAAGATATAAAATTGAAGCAGTTATAAAAAGAAAAGAGTTTAAAAACTTAGAGCAAATAATACATGACTGTGGTGTAAGTGAGCCAACTTTAAAGGTTAAAAACGTTAGTAAAGTTAATGGCAAACTTACTGTAAGTAGAGCTAAGTAA
- a CDS encoding cupin domain-containing protein, with the protein MPKIFNKDSVEYQINQKRCADFSWMSAGNLAKLVNAKHLNFSIRCLNSDKFSYPYHYHHNAEEMFVILSGKAQLRTTTGITEISQGDIVFFEMGETSAHQLYNHSDESCVFLDICTNMGFDLCEYPDSGKMANLSTKQVLQNGKEVDYFKDEDKVREIWSNLKS; encoded by the coding sequence ATGCCTAAAATTTTTAATAAGGATTCAGTAGAATACCAAATCAACCAAAAAAGATGTGCTGACTTTTCATGGATGTCGGCTGGTAATTTAGCCAAATTAGTTAATGCTAAACACTTAAATTTTAGTATTCGTTGTCTTAATTCTGATAAATTTTCTTACCCCTATCATTATCATCATAATGCAGAAGAAATGTTTGTTATTTTAAGTGGAAAAGCCCAATTACGTACTACTACAGGCATAACTGAAATTTCGCAAGGGGATATTGTTTTTTTTGAAATGGGAGAAACTAGTGCTCATCAACTGTATAATCACAGCGATGAATCTTGCGTTTTTTTAGATATTTGTACTAACATGGGTTTTGATTTATGTGAATACCCTGATTCAGGTAAAATGGCTAACTTAAGTACCAAGCAAGTATTGCAAAACGGTAAAGAAGTTGATTATTTTAAAGATGAAGATAAAGTGAGAGAAATATGGAGTAATCTTAAAAGTTAA
- a CDS encoding MarR family transcriptional regulator, with protein sequence MNDLEQKKFLFGTIFLLANKLQTIGDKHLQGNITTKQWFLTVIVSQFLDNNPSLSEVAEAMGSSRQNVKQLALKLHKNNYLQFVKQKDDSRITALKLTKEYEQYWSNRKNKDQQFILALFEDLSVEELNVMYTAFNKLVNKLKILNNETEN encoded by the coding sequence ATGAATGACTTAGAACAAAAAAAGTTCTTGTTTGGTACTATTTTTTTACTTGCCAATAAGCTACAAACTATAGGCGACAAACATTTGCAGGGTAACATTACTACAAAACAGTGGTTTTTAACTGTAATTGTCTCTCAGTTTTTGGACAATAATCCTTCATTAAGTGAGGTTGCAGAAGCGATGGGTAGCTCCCGCCAAAATGTAAAACAGCTAGCATTAAAGTTGCATAAAAATAACTACCTGCAATTTGTTAAGCAAAAAGACGATAGTAGAATAACTGCCTTAAAACTAACAAAAGAATATGAGCAGTATTGGAGTAATCGTAAAAACAAAGATCAGCAGTTTATACTGGCTTTATTTGAAGATTTAAGTGTAGAAGAGCTTAATGTAATGTACACAGCATTTAATAAGCTAGTTAATAAGCTAAAAATCTTAAATAATGAAACGGAGAATTAA
- a CDS encoding flavodoxin domain-containing protein codes for MKTLILYATKHGATKKCVDKLVKDLGADVTVINLKQSAIIDINNYKNIIIGSPVYAGSLLKEVKEFCVSNLGVLQSKKIGLFISCMKHTGGLQQLNNAFPHELTEIAIVKNSFGGEIRYSDMGFIQRNLVKLIMKTAAKHNPKEPVMSTKQNILNIDEQAIRLFSDKFKVMA; via the coding sequence GTGAAAACATTAATACTTTATGCTACTAAACATGGCGCAACAAAAAAATGTGTTGATAAGCTGGTAAAAGATTTAGGAGCTGATGTTACCGTAATCAACCTTAAGCAGAGTGCCATTATAGATATAAATAATTATAAAAATATTATTATTGGTAGCCCAGTATATGCTGGTAGTTTGTTAAAAGAAGTAAAGGAGTTTTGTGTTAGTAATTTGGGTGTTTTGCAAAGCAAAAAAATAGGTTTGTTTATTAGCTGTATGAAACATACGGGAGGTTTACAGCAACTTAATAACGCTTTTCCGCATGAGCTTACAGAGATTGCTATTGTCAAAAATAGCTTTGGTGGAGAAATAAGATATAGTGATATGGGCTTTATTCAAAGAAACTTAGTTAAGTTAATTATGAAAACTGCTGCTAAACATAATCCTAAAGAACCAGTAATGAGTACTAAACAGAATATCTTAAATATTGATGAGCAAGCAATTAGGTTATTTTCAGATAAATTTAAAGTTATGGCTTAA
- a CDS encoding aldo/keto reductase, whose amino-acid sequence MVVQCFRHYFTTNKKQGVTIIKYNILGNTGIKVSEIGLGCEHLVGLQYKEVKNIVDTAINSGINFLDIFMAEASVRSNIGNALAGRRKDIVIQGHLGAVINNNQPAVSRDLNSVKSFFDDFLTRMKTDYVDIGYLHFVDRLEELQIILDGSIAKYALSLKKSKVIHLIGLSTHNIDVAITAINSGLIDCLMFPINPAFDLMPKSQNIFDIFDKEKHAVNNWYTMQVERQKLYDLCLEKEIALVAMKPLGGGMLLNKQLSPFQIPLSVQQCIEYCLSNTAVTTAMVGCKNVNEVANLKQYYNIIKNHTNVFDALASSSFQKDKLNCMYCNHCLPCPQHIDIAAVIKYYDIARVSEGKHNYIANHYFNLKHKASDCIKCYKCVERCPFGIKIVDYMTNITEFFGQ is encoded by the coding sequence TTGGTCGTACAGTGTTTTAGGCACTATTTTACTACCAATAAAAAACAGGGGGTTACTATTATTAAGTATAATATATTAGGAAATACTGGCATAAAAGTTAGTGAAATAGGACTTGGCTGTGAACACCTAGTAGGTTTGCAATATAAAGAGGTTAAAAATATAGTTGACACAGCTATTAATAGTGGAATAAATTTTTTAGATATTTTTATGGCAGAAGCAAGTGTCAGAAGTAATATTGGTAATGCTCTTGCTGGAAGAAGAAAAGACATTGTAATTCAAGGACATTTAGGAGCAGTAATAAACAATAATCAACCAGCGGTATCAAGAGATTTGAATAGTGTTAAAAGTTTTTTTGATGATTTTTTAACAAGAATGAAAACAGACTATGTGGATATAGGCTATTTGCATTTTGTTGATAGGCTAGAAGAGTTGCAGATAATATTAGATGGCTCTATTGCTAAATATGCTTTATCTTTAAAAAAGTCAAAAGTAATACACTTAATAGGTTTAAGTACTCATAATATAGATGTAGCAATTACTGCTATAAATAGTGGACTTATAGACTGTTTAATGTTCCCCATTAATCCTGCTTTTGATTTAATGCCTAAAAGCCAAAATATTTTTGATATCTTTGATAAGGAAAAACACGCAGTTAATAATTGGTATACAATGCAAGTAGAAAGGCAAAAGCTCTATGATTTATGTTTAGAAAAAGAGATAGCTTTAGTAGCTATGAAGCCTTTAGGTGGAGGAATGTTATTAAATAAACAGTTATCACCTTTTCAAATCCCCTTAAGTGTACAGCAATGTATTGAATACTGTTTAAGCAATACTGCTGTTACAACAGCTATGGTGGGCTGTAAAAATGTAAATGAAGTAGCTAATCTTAAACAGTACTATAATATAATAAAAAATCATACTAATGTTTTTGATGCCTTGGCTAGTTCTAGTTTTCAAAAAGATAAACTAAACTGCATGTATTGTAATCATTGTTTACCTTGTCCACAACATATTGATATAGCCGCTGTTATAAAATACTATGACATAGCAAGAGTCAGTGAGGGTAAACATAATTATATTGCCAACCACTATTTTAATCTTAAACATAAAGCATCCGATTGCATAAAATGTTATAAATGTGTAGAAAGATGCCCTTTTGGCATAAAAATTGTAGATTATATGACTAATATAACAGAATTTTTTGGGCAGTAG
- a CDS encoding alpha/beta hydrolase: MRFLKFGNINNKAIILIHGYGISWKMWQKYIDRLKTDYYVIVPILQGHDLDNNTTFTSVQHSASKIADYVLASYGKQVYAICGASLGGTIAIDILVQNKLKVIHAIIDCGPVVKMSKIVLSYGIKTRLKQISKIKKNPQYIKQLLSKTFYSDILINEIIKIGQNMSEQSCKNAHLSVFNYYLPKSFANCKTHIAYWYGSKEWFWGKKYANAILALKPTTNIRVFTGKKHCEMCISNTHLYLQEIKVFLENKY, from the coding sequence ATGAGATTTTTAAAGTTTGGTAACATCAACAATAAAGCAATAATTTTGATACATGGATATGGAATTTCTTGGAAAATGTGGCAAAAATACATAGACCGCTTAAAAACAGACTATTATGTAATTGTCCCTATTTTACAAGGTCACGATTTAGATAATAATACTACCTTTACATCCGTACAACATTCTGCCTCTAAAATTGCAGATTATGTTTTAGCTAGTTACGGAAAGCAGGTATATGCAATTTGCGGAGCCTCACTTGGAGGAACAATTGCTATTGATATATTAGTTCAAAATAAATTAAAGGTTATTCATGCAATTATAGATTGTGGTCCTGTTGTAAAAATGAGCAAAATAGTTTTAAGTTATGGAATAAAGACAAGGCTTAAGCAAATATCAAAAATAAAAAAAAATCCCCAATATATTAAACAACTTCTTAGTAAAACCTTTTACTCAGATATACTCATTAATGAGATTATAAAAATTGGACAAAACATGAGCGAGCAATCCTGTAAAAATGCTCATTTATCTGTCTTTAACTATTACCTACCAAAATCTTTTGCCAACTGCAAAACACATATAGCGTACTGGTATGGCTCTAAAGAATGGTTTTGGGGTAAAAAGTATGCTAATGCTATTTTAGCACTTAAGCCTACTACCAATATAAGGGTTTTTACTGGCAAAAAACATTGTGAGATGTGTATTTCGAATACTCACTTATATCTACAGGAAATAAAAGTATTTTTAGAAAATAAATATTAG
- a CDS encoding TetR/AcrR family transcriptional regulator: protein MNSFFYKLDKSKQQNIINASLTVFANKSYKHALTDDIANKAGIAKGSLFHYFKNKQCLYLHIYRYCLKTLNADVKNMFNFNNTDFFDLAKQGMIIKIKLYKKYPKLYQFIKRANEEQNLKVATEICKINITNNSNYVEQIYKNADYSKFKPETDIGLLFRMIDWCGKGIIDSSYYKNYTLDKMYAESTKILNYIKQATYQLQYL from the coding sequence ATGAATAGTTTTTTTTATAAATTGGATAAAAGTAAACAGCAAAATATTATAAATGCATCTCTAACTGTTTTTGCTAATAAAAGCTATAAACATGCCCTTACTGATGATATAGCTAACAAGGCTGGAATAGCTAAAGGTTCCCTTTTTCATTATTTTAAGAATAAACAATGCCTTTACCTACATATATACAGATATTGTCTTAAAACTTTAAATGCTGATGTTAAAAACATGTTTAATTTTAATAATACTGATTTTTTTGATTTAGCTAAACAAGGAATGATTATCAAAATTAAATTGTACAAAAAATACCCCAAACTATATCAGTTTATAAAAAGAGCTAATGAGGAACAAAATTTAAAGGTAGCTACCGAAATATGCAAGATAAACATAACAAATAACAGCAATTATGTAGAGCAAATTTATAAAAATGCGGATTACAGTAAATTTAAACCTGAGACAGATATAGGGTTACTATTTAGAATGATTGACTGGTGCGGAAAAGGTATCATAGATTCTAGCTATTATAAAAACTATACACTAGATAAGATGTATGCTGAATCTACAAAAATACTAAACTATATTAAACAAGCTACTTATCAACTACAATATTTATAA
- a CDS encoding DUF1266 domain-containing protein, with product MNNKTQLWALYLGSLSAFGPKFDMMTIKKHKGFWKKINNASFKLPKAIICGVPEDNIEKLNEFTKNSVYEYVLNFNKVTDKLSLLYKVNNLVYNPPQHLVKKIQQYKIMNYDKREQLIKDTDDKNVKEYLSLMFANLDSIPKNNVYAYYLANAITLCRLAAVLNIISIDETLQNVNEIAKIAFSKYNNYEEFALAARIGYSMHKTEMSLKNEYYSFYVNTNIIIDLKCLVWNHIKWPEHLN from the coding sequence ATGAACAATAAAACTCAACTTTGGGCGTTATATTTAGGTTCCTTGTCTGCTTTTGGTCCTAAATTCGACATGATGACCATAAAAAAACATAAAGGATTTTGGAAAAAAATTAATAATGCTTCGTTTAAACTACCTAAAGCTATTATTTGCGGAGTTCCAGAAGACAACATAGAAAAGTTAAACGAGTTTACTAAAAATAGCGTTTATGAATACGTACTTAACTTTAACAAAGTAACAGATAAACTGAGTTTACTATACAAGGTTAACAACTTAGTTTATAACCCCCCTCAACATTTAGTTAAAAAAATACAGCAATATAAAATAATGAACTACGATAAAAGAGAACAATTAATAAAAGATACAGATGATAAAAACGTTAAAGAATACTTGTCTTTAATGTTTGCTAATCTGGATAGCATACCTAAAAACAATGTATATGCTTATTATTTAGCTAATGCCATTACCCTGTGTCGCTTAGCAGCAGTGCTAAATATTATTTCTATTGATGAAACACTGCAAAATGTTAATGAAATAGCCAAAATAGCCTTTTCAAAATATAACAATTATGAAGAGTTTGCCTTAGCAGCTCGAATTGGATACTCAATGCATAAAACCGAAATGTCCCTAAAAAATGAATACTATAGTTTTTATGTGAATACAAATATCATTATTGACCTAAAATGTTTAGTTTGGAATCATATTAAGTGGCCTGAGCACTTAAATTGA
- a CDS encoding molecular chaperone HscC, translating to MAVIGIDLGTTNSLVACYKNNNVEIIPNSLGDNLTPSVVSILESGEVVVGKVAKELSVNNPKHSAKEFKRFMGTNKKYYLGDKEFSAIDLSALVLKSLVIDAENYLNEPVEQAVISVPAYFNEQQRKATIQAALIAGIKVKRLINEPTAAATAYHLHKSKNDKTVVIVDLGGGTFDVSILEIFESILEVRAVAGDNYLGGQDFDKALMNYICTKINVPKNSLTTYEKAKLKFLAERCKMQLSDNNTATFNICINDTEHNTIISKDEFNNVIKNIMLKMKLPLKKAIRDAHIKLDYIDEIIMVGGSTKIPAVKNFLATLFARLPLCYLNPDEVIVRGAAILAAMNAHNEELKDIVLTDVCPFTLGIAVAQAITPNEYKTGVFSPIIERNTIVPCSYSHSYVTTRDNQESINVVVYQGESRMVSDNLKLGKISIKVPPLPSGLAEVGVRFTYDINGILEVEVTSTNTGEVKKEILLNKNNLSQQDIEKHLKLIESLKLHPKDQDENLLLIAKGNRYYETTLGELRNQITFEISLFESALESQNRTIIKEAKQRLLEFYEFVEDQY from the coding sequence ATGGCAGTAATAGGTATAGACTTAGGTACAACTAATAGCTTAGTTGCTTGTTATAAAAATAACAATGTAGAGATTATACCCAATTCGTTAGGTGATAATTTAACTCCATCTGTTGTTAGTATTTTAGAATCAGGAGAGGTTGTTGTGGGCAAGGTCGCTAAAGAGCTCTCAGTTAATAACCCAAAACATTCAGCTAAAGAGTTTAAACGTTTTATGGGAACCAATAAAAAGTATTATTTGGGTGATAAAGAATTTAGTGCCATAGATTTATCTGCATTAGTACTAAAATCGCTGGTAATTGATGCTGAAAACTACCTAAACGAGCCTGTTGAGCAGGCTGTAATAAGTGTTCCAGCTTACTTTAATGAGCAACAACGCAAAGCTACTATCCAAGCTGCTTTAATAGCTGGCATAAAGGTAAAAAGATTAATTAATGAACCAACTGCTGCTGCAACAGCTTATCACTTACATAAATCTAAAAATGATAAAACAGTTGTTATAGTAGACTTAGGTGGTGGAACGTTTGATGTTTCCATATTAGAGATATTTGAGTCTATTTTAGAGGTGAGGGCAGTAGCTGGTGACAACTACTTAGGTGGTCAAGATTTTGATAAAGCATTAATGAATTATATTTGCACTAAAATTAATGTGCCAAAAAATTCTTTAACAACATATGAAAAAGCAAAGCTTAAATTTTTAGCTGAACGTTGCAAAATGCAATTAAGTGATAATAACACAGCTACATTTAATATTTGCATAAATGACACAGAACATAATACTATAATTTCTAAAGACGAGTTTAATAATGTTATTAAAAATATAATGTTAAAAATGAAGTTACCTTTAAAAAAAGCTATTAGAGATGCCCATATAAAACTAGATTACATAGATGAAATTATTATGGTTGGTGGTTCAACTAAAATTCCTGCTGTCAAAAATTTTTTAGCAACATTGTTTGCAAGACTTCCTTTATGTTACTTAAACCCTGATGAAGTTATTGTTAGGGGGGCAGCTATACTTGCTGCAATGAATGCTCATAATGAGGAATTAAAAGACATAGTTTTAACAGATGTTTGTCCCTTTACCTTAGGAATAGCAGTAGCTCAAGCCATAACACCCAATGAATATAAAACAGGTGTATTTTCACCAATTATTGAACGCAACACTATAGTACCATGTAGTTATTCACACAGCTATGTAACTACTAGAGATAATCAAGAATCTATTAATGTAGTTGTGTATCAGGGTGAAAGTAGAATGGTTTCTGACAATCTTAAACTAGGTAAAATAAGCATTAAAGTTCCACCGCTACCAAGTGGATTAGCAGAAGTTGGTGTAAGGTTTACCTACGATATTAATGGAATATTAGAGGTTGAGGTTACATCTACTAATACAGGTGAAGTAAAAAAAGAGATATTACTAAACAAAAACAATTTATCACAACAAGACATAGAAAAACATCTAAAATTAATTGAAAGCTTAAAATTGCACCCCAAAGATCAAGATGAAAATTTATTGCTAATAGCTAAAGGTAATCGTTATTATGAAACAACCTTAGGAGAATTACGTAATCAAATAACCTTTGAAATATCTTTATTTGAGTCGGCTCTAGAGAGTCAAAATCGTACCATAATAAAGGAAGCCAAACAACGCTTGTTAGAATTTTATGAGTTTGTGGAGGATCAGTACTAA